The genomic window CGAACAAGCGGTCCGCGACACCGCACTGGACTGGACAATCGTCCGGGCGCCACAGCTGACCGACAACAAGGCGAAGGGCTCCTATCGCACCGCGATCGAACGCAACGTGACCTTCGGCATCCGCATCACCCGCGACGACCTGGCAACCTGCCTGCTCGACCTGGTCGCCGAGCCGGGCACAATCCGCACGCACGTCAACGTCGCCAACTGATTCGCCTTGCGGTAGCCACGGCGCGGCGTAGCGTGACCGATATGCAGCCGAGCACCGAAGTGGTGACGGCGCGGCCGGCCCCGATGCTCGCGCCGTTCATCGATCACTATGTGGGCTACCGCATGGCGGGATATGCGGCAGGCCTGCATCGCGGGCTGCCGTCGGCGCACATGACCTTCGTCATCAGCATCGGGCCGCCGATCGACGTTGTCGCACAAACGAATCCGCGTCAGTCCCCGCAGGACTACCGATGTTCGCTCGGCGGGTTACAGGCGAGCTCGGCACTGATCTCGCACGACGGCTACCAGGAGGGTGTCGCGGTCGCACTGACGCCGCTCGGCAGCCGAGCATTGTTCGGTGTGCCCGCCGGGGCGCTGTGGGATACGTCGGTGGAATGCGCCGACGTCGTCGGCCCGGTGGGCAGCGAACTGTGGGAACAGTTGCAGGAGTTGCCCGCCTGGCCAGAACGTTTCGCCGCCTGCGATCG from Nocardia iowensis includes these protein-coding regions:
- a CDS encoding helix-turn-helix domain-containing protein; translated protein: MQPSTEVVTARPAPMLAPFIDHYVGYRMAGYAAGLHRGLPSAHMTFVISIGPPIDVVAQTNPRQSPQDYRCSLGGLQASSALISHDGYQEGVAVALTPLGSRALFGVPAGALWDTSVECADVVGPVGSELWEQLQELPAWPERFAACDRILTRMASPDHVVGPELTWAWRTLVQSGGTLSIGRLVEEIGWSRQHLARRFNNEFGSSPKLAARIIRFERARRMLEHTPSYVSIAQVAAACGYYDQAHLNRDFAELAGTSPTTWLAEEIPSVQDPAGPAG